A window from Zingiber officinale cultivar Zhangliang chromosome 7A, Zo_v1.1, whole genome shotgun sequence encodes these proteins:
- the LOC122000484 gene encoding phytosulfokines 3-like produces MAFCSKKIMLLFIALLLFVSLVHASRSVPIDHPKEDNSKGLEKEVMEEKLEGCGNGEEEDECLMRRTLVAHTDYIYTQEKHN; encoded by the exons ATGGCATTTTGCTCCAAAAAGATCATGCTTTTGTTCATTGCTCTCCTCCTCTTTGTGTCTTTAGTTCATGCAAGTAGGTCAGTGCCAATTGATCATCCAAAGGAAGACAACTCCAAG GGTTTGGAAAAGGAGGTGATGGAAGAGAAGCTAGAAGGGTGTGgtaatggagaagaagaggatgaatgCTTGATGAGGAGGACTTTGGTGGCACACACCGACTACATTTATACGCAAGAGAAGCATAATTGA